A window from Salvia miltiorrhiza cultivar Shanhuang (shh) chromosome 2, IMPLAD_Smil_shh, whole genome shotgun sequence encodes these proteins:
- the LOC131007997 gene encoding interactor of constitutive active ROPs 2, chloroplastic-like yields the protein MAATPPAHDNTVKAGRSGETSNRGQKKSVAQDAPCNSKCSCLLDKAIKEKVQNNQGKGEENSELILEALFSYDLENDLKNVKDQLCSSEKSKKQAQRDADESNQELSVLSSKLEESEKKLLELSASRNALTVELSETSEERDRSLQAELEALHKQQLQESVALASALDEIERLKAQLAMVAASEANNSESAPTELHNLNEALVVVEEMKKQLSDSKKSEAEAQELVGETLMQLEAAKKMVETLRWDGCKAAASELEQSRARVELQITVPQQCI from the exons ATGGCTGCAACTCCTCCAGCTCATGATAACACTGTCAAAGCTGGAAGGTCCGGTGAAACTAGCAATAGAGGGCAGAAGAA GTCCGTAGCTCAG GACGCGCCTTGCAACAGCAAATGCAGCTGCCTCCTAGACAAAGCAATCAAGGAAAAGGTGCAAAACAATCAAGGAAAAG GTGAAGAAAACAGCGAACTGATATTGGAAGCTCTTTTTTCATATGAT CTAGAAAATGATCTGAAAAATGTGAAGGATCAGTTATGCTCATCAGAAAAATCTAAGAAGCAAGCCCAGAGAGATGCAGATGAATCCAACCAAGAGCTCTCAGTCCTCTCCTCAAAGCTTGAAGAGTCAGAGAAGAAACTTCTAGAGCTTTCAGCCTCTCGGAATGCTCTTACAGTAGAGCTCTCTGAGACAAGTGAGGAACGAGACAGGTCATTGCAAGCTGAGCTGGAGGCTCTGCATAAGCAGCAGTTGCAAGAATCAGTTGCTTTGGCCTCTGCATTAGATGAGATCGAAAGGCTCAAAGCTCAGCTTGCAATGGTAGCTGCGTCCGAAGCTAACAACTCAGAATCTGCACCAACCGAGCTCCATAACCTAAATGAGGCACTTGTGGTCGTGGAAGAAATGAAGAAGCAGCTAAGCGACTCCAAGAAATCAGAAGCTGAGGCGCAAGAACTCGTTGGTGAGACACTTATGCAGCTGGAAGCAGCGAAGAAGATGGTGGAGACGCTTAGGTGGGATGGATGTAAAGCTGCAGCTAGTGAGCTGGAACAGTCGAGGGCTCGTGTTGAGCTTCAGATAACTGTTCCACAGCAGTGCATCTAA